A single genomic interval of Leptospirales bacterium harbors:
- the tatC gene encoding twin-arginine translocase subunit TatC has translation MARPTRGSKTSAPAARRAQTPIYRPSDSATLQSVSASEAAELEAEDEETDPRERYMTLGDHLEELRRRLFWILGIVLGLTVVALVFSPELHSFLIAPYKAVSHEPLIRQNAYGPMMMLFMISLGAALTVSLPICAAILWGFVTPAVSTRAARLGHVIVFSSAALFWAGLIFAWYYIAPLSMRFLYMQMELDSVSNMQPIETYYNFLFLILAGTGAAFELPLVLILLGAVGIVPFSVHRRYWRHIIVVIFVLSAVITPPEWTSQVAVGAVLLAMYAISLAIIWTIERIRGKRNLAES, from the coding sequence ATGGCCCGGCCTACACGAGGCAGCAAGACCTCCGCTCCCGCCGCCCGCCGGGCGCAAACTCCTATCTATCGACCTTCTGATTCTGCTACGCTACAATCCGTCAGCGCGAGCGAAGCTGCCGAACTGGAAGCCGAGGATGAGGAAACAGATCCTCGCGAACGCTACATGACTCTTGGCGACCACCTGGAGGAACTGCGCCGCCGTCTTTTCTGGATACTGGGGATCGTTCTGGGACTCACAGTGGTTGCTCTGGTATTCAGTCCCGAATTGCACTCCTTCCTGATAGCGCCTTATAAGGCGGTAAGCCACGAACCCTTGATCCGGCAAAATGCCTACGGGCCGATGATGATGCTATTTATGATCAGTCTGGGCGCTGCACTGACCGTAAGTTTACCGATCTGCGCTGCAATACTATGGGGCTTCGTCACGCCGGCGGTCTCGACTCGCGCCGCGCGACTCGGACATGTGATTGTTTTTTCATCTGCCGCGTTGTTCTGGGCGGGTCTGATATTTGCCTGGTATTACATTGCGCCGCTTTCGATGCGCTTTCTATATATGCAGATGGAGCTGGACAGCGTTTCTAACATGCAACCGATCGAAACGTATTACAATTTCCTGTTCCTGATTCTGGCAGGCACCGGGGCCGCATTTGAGTTGCCGCTGGTGCTCATCCTGCTTGGCGCGGTCGGCATCGTTCCATTCTCAGTACATCGTCGCTACTGGCGGCATATCATTGTAGTCATCTTTGTACTCTCGGCTGTCATTACTCCGCCTGAGTGGACCAGTCAAGTGGCCGTAGGCGCTGTACTGCTGGCAATGTACGCCATATCGCTGGCCATTATCTGGACCATCGAGCGAATCCGCGGCAAACGAAATCTTGCTGAATCTTGA
- the tatA gene encoding twin-arginine translocase TatA/TatE family subunit, producing MFMGSIGWTEIAVILVLALLLFGGRKIPQLAKDLGSGIREFKDSLSGASSSNADAPPARQQISDSRDLDEPAPRPRAKKQAARRKRA from the coding sequence ATGTTCATGGGCAGCATTGGATGGACTGAGATTGCTGTAATCCTCGTACTGGCATTGCTTTTGTTTGGCGGTCGAAAGATTCCGCAGCTCGCCAAGGATCTGGGCAGCGGCATCCGTGAGTTCAAGGATTCTCTAAGCGGCGCTTCCAGCTCAAACGCCGATGCCCCGCCGGCCCGCCAGCAAATCAGTGATTCGCGCGACCTGGATGAGCCTGCGCCAAGACCGCGCGCCAAGAAGCAGGCTGCCCGTCGCAAACGCGCCTGA
- the trxA gene encoding thioredoxin: MSVKTVTDQTFPMDVGPGLVLVDFWAEWCAPCRMVAPIVEELSNEVPEVSFAKVNVDENQMIAQQQRITHLPTLVLFKDGQPVDRVTGLMPKAQLKSFLSRHLN; encoded by the coding sequence ATGTCAGTCAAAACAGTCACTGATCAAACTTTTCCAATGGACGTAGGACCGGGATTGGTACTTGTCGACTTTTGGGCAGAGTGGTGCGCTCCCTGCCGCATGGTAGCGCCTATCGTCGAAGAACTCTCCAACGAGGTTCCGGAAGTTAGCTTCGCCAAGGTGAATGTCGACGAAAATCAGATGATTGCGCAGCAGCAGCGAATCACTCACCTGCCTACGCTGGTTCTGTTCAAGGACGGACAGCCTGTGGATCGCGTCACCGGTCTGATGCCAAAGGCGCAACTGAAGAGCTTTCTCTCAAGACATTTGAATTGA
- a CDS encoding cAMP/cGMP-dependent 3',5'-cyclic-AMP/GMP phosphodiesterase produces MMLPRSTPQIFVLPNSFFHVEKGISVAELEFPIYYNHFLRQKKTYIVCTREQRDQLIVVLNEAVFGPDVVDLRSEYVDGENTFGYPDMKSEMDFFRGNRQLDDLVKFVIFKDHKVRLNNVLIEKGANGNFHLEDEDWERTIEIPDEVGFNIIYEAGERMPEPYQPPLIGVTCLGPSHGFDPEENTSGFLLWINHHGIMVDPPVNSTEWLRQSNVNPKLINSIILTHCHADHDAGTFQKILEEGKITIYSTETVMHSFVRKYHALTRIPIKELFSLFDFVPVVIGKTYLMNGAEFRFNYALHSIPSLSFEFFFQDQSFIYSSDHLNDPERFKDLRDRGVLKDTRYRDLMDFPWHHKIIYHEAGIPPLHTRVDYLRTLPDEVQRKITVYHIAKKDMPPNSMLTLARFGIENTLYPPITPPRHEEAYRLLDALSNIDIFRDFPISKAKEFLSVVDRETFHRGDTIIQKNTPGDKFYIIVSGNVRVEGMEQDIDQQGEGAKRFGSYEYFGEASLIMDQPRSADVVAETDVEALTIEKTKFLNFIKGSGLNLKFSMLNEIRRTGTWDVLSRSRFFRGITSAQKTQLELIMDLRRFRRGDMLIRQGDTFSEAYIIKSGRVEAVRDGATIERLGRGDFCGEIYMLQKEAPSSFDFVAEDELEAYRLERQDLVSYITNNPGVYMRLNYVYGQ; encoded by the coding sequence ATGATGCTGCCGCGCAGCACTCCGCAGATCTTCGTTTTGCCCAACAGCTTCTTTCATGTAGAGAAGGGCATCTCCGTTGCTGAGCTGGAGTTCCCAATCTATTACAACCACTTTCTGCGACAAAAGAAAACCTACATTGTATGTACCCGGGAGCAGCGTGATCAGCTGATCGTTGTACTCAACGAAGCGGTATTTGGACCGGATGTTGTGGACCTCCGATCCGAATATGTCGATGGCGAGAACACTTTCGGCTATCCGGATATGAAGTCAGAGATGGATTTCTTTCGTGGAAATCGCCAGCTGGACGACCTGGTTAAGTTCGTCATATTCAAGGATCACAAGGTCCGCCTGAACAACGTGCTCATCGAAAAAGGCGCCAATGGGAACTTCCACCTGGAAGACGAAGATTGGGAGCGAACGATAGAGATTCCTGATGAAGTCGGCTTCAATATTATCTATGAAGCCGGCGAACGCATGCCCGAGCCTTACCAGCCGCCCTTGATAGGCGTTACCTGCCTGGGGCCAAGCCATGGCTTTGACCCGGAGGAGAATACCAGCGGCTTTCTATTGTGGATCAATCACCACGGAATCATGGTAGATCCGCCGGTCAATTCGACTGAATGGCTTCGTCAGTCCAACGTAAATCCGAAGCTGATCAACTCCATCATCCTCACGCATTGCCACGCCGACCACGATGCCGGCACCTTCCAGAAAATTCTGGAAGAAGGCAAGATAACCATCTACTCAACCGAAACGGTCATGCACTCCTTTGTGCGCAAGTACCATGCGCTTACGCGCATTCCTATCAAGGAACTGTTCTCACTTTTCGACTTTGTGCCCGTCGTCATTGGCAAGACGTACTTGATGAATGGCGCGGAATTTCGCTTTAACTATGCGCTCCATTCGATTCCCAGCCTCAGCTTTGAATTCTTTTTTCAGGATCAGTCGTTCATCTATAGCTCTGATCATCTGAATGATCCGGAGCGCTTTAAGGACCTTCGCGATCGGGGCGTACTCAAAGATACGCGCTACCGCGACTTGATGGATTTTCCCTGGCACCACAAGATCATCTACCACGAAGCTGGCATACCGCCCCTGCATACGCGTGTGGATTACTTGCGGACGCTCCCGGACGAGGTGCAGCGCAAGATTACAGTTTACCACATTGCCAAGAAGGACATGCCGCCCAATTCGATGCTCACCCTGGCGCGCTTTGGCATCGAAAACACGCTCTATCCGCCGATTACGCCGCCGCGGCATGAAGAGGCATACCGCTTACTCGATGCCCTGTCAAATATCGACATATTCCGCGACTTTCCGATCAGCAAGGCGAAGGAGTTTCTTTCCGTCGTCGATCGGGAAACCTTTCATCGCGGCGATACGATCATACAGAAGAATACCCCGGGCGACAAATTCTATATCATTGTCAGCGGGAATGTGCGCGTCGAGGGGATGGAGCAGGACATTGACCAGCAGGGCGAAGGGGCCAAGCGCTTTGGGTCCTACGAGTACTTTGGCGAGGCCTCGCTGATTATGGATCAACCGCGCAGCGCTGACGTCGTTGCTGAAACGGATGTCGAAGCGCTCACGATCGAGAAGACCAAGTTTTTGAATTTTATCAAAGGCTCGGGCCTCAATTTGAAGTTCTCAATGTTGAATGAAATTCGCCGAACGGGCACCTGGGATGTGCTCAGCCGTTCGCGTTTTTTTCGCGGCATTACATCGGCGCAGAAGACGCAGCTGGAATTGATCATGGATTTGCGTCGCTTCCGCCGCGGCGATATGCTGATCCGTCAGGGTGATACATTTTCGGAAGCCTACATCATCAAGTCGGGGCGCGTCGAGGCTGTCCGCGATGGCGCCACGATCGAGCGCCTCGGTCGCGGCGACTTTTGCGGTGAAATCTACATGCTGCAGAAAGAGGCGCCGTCCAGTTTTGATTTCGTGGCCGAGGACGAGCTGGAAGCTTATCGTCTGGAGCGTCAGGATTTGGTAAGCTATATCACCAATAATCCTGGCGTCTATATGCGTTTGAACTACGTATATGGGCAGTAA
- a CDS encoding prepilin peptidase codes for MNGLDSAARWAATNWIGIQWALSFSLGLLLGSFYTALSSRILRYCYGPLRKAPHRWRNILLKPSHCFECGQRLNALELIPILGYLTTRGRCSHCGSAIGWRTLFGECCGGILALVLQFGGAGMMEIFFALCLSGHLLVAASTDWTWLRLDHENTMFALLFAAALVLERSQQNWRLFIEQASIGAGFMAVFALLSMLSRWRGLGLGDAPLAGAAGLALGFPWSLIAVQLAALAALLYIVFVARNLRAPAPLGAALALSTVLLLPAPLLWSRLSP; via the coding sequence ATGAATGGTCTGGACTCGGCGGCGCGCTGGGCCGCGACGAACTGGATCGGCATCCAATGGGCGCTGAGCTTCAGCCTGGGCCTATTGCTTGGCAGCTTTTACACCGCGTTGAGTTCCAGGATCCTGCGCTATTGTTACGGTCCGTTGCGCAAGGCGCCGCACCGATGGCGGAACATTCTCCTGAAGCCATCGCACTGCTTCGAGTGTGGCCAGCGCTTGAACGCTCTGGAACTGATCCCCATCCTGGGATACCTCACGACGCGCGGCCGATGCAGTCACTGTGGTAGCGCGATCGGTTGGCGGACCCTCTTCGGCGAATGCTGTGGCGGAATCCTGGCGCTGGTCTTGCAATTCGGCGGCGCCGGGATGATGGAAATTTTCTTCGCACTCTGTCTGTCAGGACATCTGCTTGTTGCGGCGAGCACCGATTGGACCTGGCTGCGACTGGACCATGAGAACACTATGTTTGCTCTGCTCTTTGCTGCAGCGCTTGTCCTCGAACGCAGCCAGCAGAACTGGCGGCTCTTCATAGAGCAGGCCAGCATCGGGGCGGGATTTATGGCTGTCTTTGCGCTACTATCAATGCTGAGTCGCTGGCGCGGTCTGGGATTGGGCGATGCGCCGCTGGCTGGCGCCGCCGGCCTCGCGCTGGGTTTCCCCTGGAGCCTTATAGCTGTACAACTGGCGGCCCTGGCCGCATTGCTTTACATAGTCTTTGTTGCGCGCAATCTGCGCGCTCCAGCGCCGCTGGGCGCCGCTCTGGCGTTGAGTACGGTCTTGCTCTTGCCGGCGCCGCTGTTGTGGAGCCGCCTGTCGCCTTAA
- a CDS encoding aminotransferase class I/II-fold pyridoxal phosphate-dependent enzyme codes for MQSAPALPLSERMSRIDSSEIRRVFQLAGALKDPINLSIGQPHYPAPLEVREAAAQALRDGRTAYTETQGIRPLRERIARKFAEVNGFQVDPDHILVSSGVSSLISLLFQALVDPGDRILLTDPAFLIYRSLLQFMNASVEYIPENFSPEDLAAVNPRGLKLIIFCSPSNPSGRIMSEDQIRQLGELADRSGALLVSDEIYECFDYEGRFHSAAAIYDRAVTLMGFSKTYSMTGLRLAAAAGPAELIKAMTTLQQYTVVCAPAPIQHAGIVALDLDMSGYVAQYKRNRDYCVSRLQGRLNFESPQGAFYIYPQIPGTDREFVERAIREQQLLLVPGRIFSRAQDRVRISYAAEESTLKRGMDALLALLG; via the coding sequence ATGCAAAGCGCTCCTGCACTACCGCTCTCAGAGCGTATGTCGCGCATCGATAGCTCCGAAATCCGCCGCGTGTTCCAGCTGGCCGGCGCATTGAAGGATCCCATCAATCTCTCGATCGGTCAGCCGCACTATCCTGCGCCTCTCGAAGTGCGCGAAGCCGCCGCACAAGCGCTGCGCGACGGTCGCACGGCCTACACAGAAACGCAGGGGATTCGTCCGCTGCGCGAACGCATTGCCCGGAAGTTTGCCGAGGTCAACGGCTTCCAGGTCGATCCGGATCACATTCTGGTAAGCTCAGGAGTATCATCCCTGATCAGCCTCCTCTTTCAGGCATTGGTGGACCCCGGCGATCGCATCCTGCTGACTGACCCGGCCTTCCTGATTTACCGCAGCCTTCTGCAATTCATGAACGCCAGCGTTGAATACATTCCTGAGAACTTTAGCCCCGAGGACCTGGCGGCAGTGAATCCGCGAGGCTTGAAGTTGATCATATTCTGCAGTCCCTCGAACCCATCCGGACGAATCATGAGCGAGGATCAAATTCGGCAGCTTGGCGAGCTTGCTGATCGCTCGGGAGCCTTGCTGGTAAGCGATGAAATCTATGAATGCTTCGACTATGAGGGCCGCTTTCACAGCGCCGCCGCGATCTATGATCGGGCCGTAACGCTGATGGGCTTTTCCAAGACCTACAGTATGACTGGATTGCGTCTGGCCGCGGCTGCCGGCCCCGCCGAGTTGATCAAAGCAATGACCACTTTGCAGCAATACACGGTAGTATGCGCGCCCGCCCCCATTCAGCATGCAGGAATCGTTGCGCTGGATCTGGATATGAGCGGCTATGTCGCCCAGTACAAAAGGAATCGCGACTACTGCGTCAGTCGACTGCAGGGTCGGCTGAATTTTGAATCTCCGCAGGGCGCTTTCTATATTTACCCGCAGATCCCGGGAACAGATCGAGAGTTTGTGGAGCGTGCGATTCGCGAGCAACAATTGCTGCTGGTGCCCGGCCGTATTTTTTCCAGAGCGCAAGACCGCGTCCGTATTTCCTATGCCGCCGAGGAGTCGACCCTGAAGCGAGGCATGGATGCCCTGCTGGCCCTGCTTGGATGA
- a CDS encoding AAA family ATPase, whose protein sequence is MPSVEIAGIQVPRFHENPGWIPESKLVLTETTRRNLQKILFPLIQNEHLLLVGDAGVGKNALVYYINQLRRHPTIRYSFNEDTLPEDLVGAYRIDPRSHRFVWSDGPLAHAMRSGAVFVADEMNLCPPEVLKRFYSVFSERELQLLEGDASVVRAAPGFSFVATQNPAEGFEGRKNLPREIQKCFATVYVDAYPEEELVQILSGLFPGLGAAETSAIVRANAAVERAVLDRSAGARDLERYHFNIRNLSRLGARLNSSAAPELELHDVFLGTFRGPEDRQQARLAVMAGLGGLSHDQAKSRAETAIDLSAQMRLLLPPADRKGDEIEIAIMEEQRAIRIGRSTLSRSDFSADDIGARSFADAVAAAFRWLPPAAAVRPSLEAIARMIELGENALLECESDVEPEDYVHFFTELLDRPLAVITLSRGMHTADILGGLKPAPEAVREEEAVRWVDGPLTAAIRRGDFILLKGLEAAGPELVEKLNMLLDDARALALPPESGASEPLRLDSRARVFGLKFFRNQRSTPSISRAFRNRFTAIALPPVVDAASLRWIAAARLGVEEQGPASSLLQAMASFHLALRERAQQREIGAGNLQPYQFGLTNLRRWCDYLSNCVDQITDARTLQENAMRGAGIAYINELSDTVERERVARLLESLLSGASLEEALQAFQSGLKKKLIQQSDLSRKVWWNQEEHFRPPNTGTFKAKVQGDALKQGININTPETGGQTKEGADAWYGSDTQGNKGQGEPGQGGGAWGYRTEELYKEFLKKRRALWDYNIGVTLDEFREIFGPEISRVTLDFDRLLDPQVEITRRYMAQGSRVDARRYLAYIHGRGDGRVFDRSAVSVEDDKLRGVEILFAVNKGRRIFNFEYSIATLVAIMSCATILSNHELPFGVCGYSDLSNMKQSIDVMWYNGLNDAFSGGKEEDLFYGLARGWHGDTVSEFQIGEDLARNFSAGARTRILAIISDFRGARGKVTMEKDLSSPDTARLKEMVDQLGRRGIITLGVGLGARAIGHSIFPEYVHVGGETYAKLPALLAGRVTELIHRHHNAAVL, encoded by the coding sequence ATGCCCTCCGTAGAAATTGCCGGCATTCAGGTTCCTCGTTTCCATGAAAATCCCGGTTGGATTCCGGAATCGAAGCTGGTTTTGACAGAGACCACTCGTCGCAATCTGCAGAAGATACTTTTTCCATTGATCCAGAACGAGCATCTGCTGCTTGTCGGCGATGCCGGCGTTGGCAAGAACGCACTGGTTTACTACATCAATCAATTGCGGCGCCACCCTACGATTCGCTATAGCTTCAATGAAGACACGCTGCCCGAGGACCTGGTCGGCGCCTATCGCATCGATCCGCGCAGCCATCGCTTCGTCTGGTCCGATGGCCCCCTGGCTCACGCCATGCGCAGCGGCGCCGTCTTTGTGGCCGACGAAATGAACCTTTGTCCGCCCGAGGTGCTGAAGCGCTTCTATTCCGTGTTCAGCGAGCGAGAATTGCAGCTGCTGGAAGGCGACGCCAGCGTGGTTCGGGCCGCTCCCGGATTTAGCTTTGTCGCCACGCAAAACCCCGCCGAGGGATTTGAAGGTCGCAAGAATCTGCCGCGCGAGATTCAAAAGTGTTTTGCAACGGTCTATGTGGATGCTTATCCGGAGGAAGAACTGGTGCAGATTCTCTCCGGGCTTTTCCCCGGACTGGGCGCAGCGGAGACCTCCGCTATTGTGCGCGCCAACGCCGCAGTGGAGCGCGCAGTTCTCGATCGTAGCGCCGGCGCGCGGGATCTGGAGCGTTACCACTTCAATATTCGGAATTTGTCGCGCCTGGGCGCCCGTCTCAACTCGTCCGCAGCTCCGGAGCTGGAGTTGCATGACGTTTTTCTTGGGACCTTTCGCGGTCCAGAGGACCGTCAACAGGCGCGCCTGGCAGTAATGGCCGGACTGGGCGGCCTTTCCCATGATCAAGCAAAGTCCAGAGCAGAAACAGCGATCGATCTGAGCGCCCAGATGCGCTTGCTTTTGCCGCCGGCGGATCGCAAAGGCGACGAAATTGAAATTGCGATCATGGAGGAGCAACGAGCAATCCGCATTGGTCGCTCGACGTTATCGCGTTCGGACTTCAGCGCCGATGATATTGGCGCGCGAAGCTTTGCCGATGCCGTGGCCGCCGCCTTCCGCTGGCTGCCGCCGGCCGCTGCCGTGCGGCCTTCGCTGGAGGCCATTGCTCGAATGATTGAGCTCGGCGAGAATGCACTTCTCGAATGCGAATCGGATGTTGAGCCGGAGGACTATGTTCATTTTTTCACGGAGTTGCTGGATCGACCGTTAGCAGTCATTACGCTCTCTCGTGGCATGCACACCGCCGATATCCTTGGCGGACTCAAGCCGGCGCCGGAAGCGGTACGTGAGGAAGAGGCTGTGCGCTGGGTGGACGGTCCGCTCACCGCCGCTATCCGTCGCGGTGATTTTATCCTGCTGAAGGGCCTGGAGGCGGCCGGACCAGAACTGGTCGAGAAACTGAACATGTTGCTGGATGATGCGCGCGCCCTGGCCCTGCCGCCAGAGAGCGGCGCGAGCGAGCCGCTACGACTCGATTCCAGGGCCCGTGTCTTCGGTCTGAAGTTCTTCCGCAACCAGCGCAGCACTCCCTCCATTTCGCGGGCCTTTCGCAATCGATTTACGGCAATTGCGCTGCCGCCGGTGGTCGATGCCGCATCCTTGCGCTGGATAGCGGCGGCGCGACTTGGCGTTGAAGAGCAGGGGCCAGCTTCCTCCTTGCTCCAGGCGATGGCCAGCTTCCATTTGGCGCTTCGCGAGCGGGCGCAACAGCGCGAAATCGGGGCGGGCAATCTACAACCGTATCAATTTGGACTTACCAACCTCCGGCGCTGGTGCGACTACCTTTCCAATTGCGTCGATCAGATCACGGATGCTCGTACGCTGCAGGAGAATGCAATGCGCGGCGCCGGCATTGCTTATATCAATGAACTGTCGGACACTGTTGAACGGGAACGCGTAGCGCGGCTGCTGGAATCGCTCCTATCGGGAGCGTCGCTGGAAGAAGCGCTGCAGGCCTTTCAAAGCGGCCTAAAAAAAAAACTGATTCAACAAAGCGACCTCAGTCGTAAGGTCTGGTGGAACCAGGAGGAGCACTTTCGTCCGCCAAATACAGGAACATTCAAAGCCAAAGTGCAGGGCGATGCCCTCAAGCAGGGCATCAATATCAATACGCCCGAAACGGGCGGACAGACCAAGGAAGGCGCCGATGCCTGGTATGGCTCGGACACCCAGGGGAACAAGGGGCAGGGAGAGCCCGGCCAGGGCGGCGGCGCCTGGGGCTATCGCACCGAAGAACTGTACAAGGAATTCCTGAAGAAACGCCGTGCGCTCTGGGACTACAATATCGGCGTCACGCTCGACGAATTCCGAGAAATTTTTGGACCTGAGATCTCCCGTGTGACGCTCGATTTTGACCGCTTGCTGGATCCGCAGGTGGAGATCACGCGGCGCTATATGGCGCAAGGATCGCGGGTCGATGCCAGGCGCTATCTTGCCTATATTCATGGCCGCGGCGATGGGCGAGTCTTTGATCGTTCTGCGGTCTCTGTGGAAGATGACAAGCTACGCGGGGTTGAGATACTTTTTGCGGTCAACAAAGGTCGACGTATTTTCAATTTCGAGTATTCTATTGCGACATTGGTCGCGATCATGAGCTGCGCCACAATTTTGAGCAATCATGAGCTTCCCTTTGGCGTCTGCGGCTATTCCGATCTCAGTAACATGAAGCAGTCCATTGATGTGATGTGGTACAACGGATTGAACGATGCCTTTAGCGGCGGAAAAGAAGAGGATTTGTTTTACGGTCTTGCTCGCGGCTGGCATGGCGACACGGTTTCCGAGTTTCAAATTGGCGAGGATCTGGCGCGAAACTTTAGCGCCGGCGCACGGACCCGTATTCTCGCTATCATATCCGATTTTCGGGGCGCCCGGGGCAAAGTCACGATGGAAAAGGACCTGTCCAGTCCGGATACGGCGCGATTGAAGGAAATGGTCGATCAACTTGGCCGCCGCGGAATTATCACGCTGGGCGTCGGCCTTGGCGCGCGCGCTATAGGCCACTCGATTTTCCCCGAGTATGTGCATGTTGGCGGCGAGACCTATGCTAAACTGCCGGCGCTGCTGGCCGGCCGCGTAACGGAGTTGATCCATCGCCATCATAACGCCGCGGTGCTTTGA
- a CDS encoding gamma carbonic anhydrase family protein: protein MASKKTVRKTAARPAGKTQALSGAPGPFARSADEFPGRPFVHPMAVVEGMTTLGEGCSVWGGAVLRADMNEIQLGRFVNIQDNTTLHTDSRSRIDIGDYSLIGHNVMLHGCRLGRAVMIGIGSVVLDGAEIGDGAMVTAGCMIRGGRKIPPRALVIQRGNELKIVEHAAKTALIVAGSLEYVELARRRLAGSYGPFSRQQELDFLAKARDLIEQMGI from the coding sequence ATGGCATCCAAAAAAACCGTGCGAAAAACGGCGGCGCGTCCCGCAGGCAAGACGCAAGCGCTGTCCGGCGCTCCAGGGCCCTTCGCTCGCAGCGCTGACGAATTTCCAGGTCGGCCCTTTGTTCACCCGATGGCTGTAGTGGAAGGAATGACGACTCTGGGCGAAGGCTGCTCAGTGTGGGGCGGAGCGGTGTTGCGCGCCGACATGAATGAAATCCAACTTGGCAGATTTGTAAACATCCAGGATAACACGACGCTGCATACCGATTCGCGCAGCCGCATTGATATCGGCGACTATTCGCTGATCGGTCACAATGTGATGCTGCATGGCTGTCGACTGGGTCGGGCTGTAATGATTGGAATTGGCAGCGTTGTACTCGACGGCGCCGAAATTGGCGATGGCGCCATGGTTACTGCTGGTTGTATGATTCGCGGCGGTCGAAAGATACCGCCTCGCGCACTGGTGATTCAGCGCGGCAACGAACTGAAAATCGTCGAGCATGCCGCGAAGACAGCGCTGATTGTTGCTGGCAGCCTGGAGTACGTTGAGCTGGCTCGCCGGAGGCTTGCTGGAAGCTATGGACCGTTTTCACGACAGCAGGAATTGGACTTTCTGGCCAAAGCCCGCGACTTGATCGAGCAAATGGGGATCTAG
- a CDS encoding STAS domain-containing protein, with translation MLLLKLAGKFDIEQSDYFEKTFNQLAAGKPKRVCLDMTDVNFIDSSGIGAMIKALNLVKSGGGEMILFGLKPMILSVFKLAKLDNFFKVLSPEEFRLKYGG, from the coding sequence ATGCTGCTTCTGAAACTTGCCGGCAAATTTGACATTGAGCAAAGCGACTACTTTGAGAAGACTTTCAACCAGCTGGCGGCCGGAAAGCCCAAGCGCGTGTGTCTGGATATGACCGACGTCAACTTTATTGACAGTTCCGGAATTGGGGCGATGATCAAGGCCTTAAATCTGGTTAAGAGCGGCGGCGGCGAAATGATTTTGTTCGGACTGAAGCCGATGATTCTAAGCGTATTCAAACTGGCCAAACTGGATAACTTCTTCAAAGTTCTCAGTCCCGAGGAATTCCGACTGAAATACGGAGGCTGA
- a CDS encoding putative porin — MAQTTSGDLIFETGSRSPDFSGFRGGSRLTYPRNLVQPGLGLRWGVGAWELGAQLQGTGWRQHPGRARNEDFTLQPESTIRRNGFDSSNWSYRDSAYVISAGRNFADAHGRSSMTEYGAGLRVRWFPFDDQSREGLFAEAQLQYRYNKQYIYDAWQFIGAGNVIFYSPIGSGNTLTNVIWEYPLGPGYRFSSGPWRFETALLINNGFNRGRDFHLQRAITFHIKNGAGDGGILRGAIGYKIDESYRLEFVMEARRYFSTGELSSTGGLGSEAVLVAVAGPQRVWLSEKEFRTNLSLWARID, encoded by the coding sequence ATGGCACAGACAACCAGCGGCGATCTAATCTTTGAGACGGGCAGCCGCAGCCCCGATTTCTCCGGCTTTCGGGGCGGTTCGCGACTCACTTATCCGCGCAATCTGGTGCAACCAGGGCTTGGCCTGCGCTGGGGTGTCGGCGCCTGGGAGCTGGGCGCTCAGCTACAGGGCACGGGCTGGCGACAGCATCCTGGCAGGGCGCGAAACGAGGACTTTACACTACAACCGGAGAGCACCATTCGTCGCAACGGCTTTGATTCTTCGAACTGGAGCTATCGCGATTCAGCCTACGTAATCAGCGCCGGTCGAAATTTTGCGGATGCACACGGTCGCTCATCGATGACTGAATACGGAGCTGGCCTTCGAGTACGCTGGTTTCCCTTCGACGATCAGTCGCGCGAGGGACTGTTTGCAGAGGCGCAGCTTCAGTATCGCTACAACAAGCAGTACATCTATGACGCCTGGCAGTTCATTGGCGCCGGAAATGTTATCTTTTACAGTCCGATTGGCTCCGGCAATACGCTGACCAATGTGATCTGGGAGTATCCCCTTGGCCCGGGCTATCGCTTTAGCAGCGGTCCGTGGCGTTTTGAAACGGCCTTGCTGATCAACAATGGATTCAACCGGGGGCGCGATTTCCATTTGCAACGGGCTATAACCTTTCATATCAAAAATGGCGCCGGCGACGGCGGAATCCTGCGCGGCGCCATTGGCTACAAGATTGATGAAAGTTATCGTTTGGAATTTGTTATGGAAGCCAGACGCTACTTTAGCACCGGAGAGCTCAGCTCCACCGGCGGCCTCGGCTCGGAGGCCGTACTGGTCGCTGTTGCCGGACCCCAGCGCGTCTGGCTTTCGGAAAAGGAATTCCGGACCAATCTTTCCTTATGGGCCAGAATAGACTGA